One region of Natrinema salaciae genomic DNA includes:
- a CDS encoding RNA-binding protein produces the protein MFGPAVLGGGALVVLVIGSWLFRRVRGGSAAERQSRNRHREAQEREPPVDIGDVETIAIREFTDHHSGERRAVGKVEGFVVFVEDVPDRCETTDVIRVKILSFNRGETSATATFLEHA, from the coding sequence ATGTTCGGGCCAGCAGTACTCGGCGGCGGCGCGCTCGTCGTCCTCGTCATCGGATCGTGGCTGTTCAGGCGGGTCCGCGGTGGGTCGGCGGCCGAACGGCAGTCCCGGAACCGCCACAGGGAGGCCCAGGAGCGGGAGCCGCCGGTCGACATCGGCGACGTCGAGACTATCGCGATCCGCGAATTCACCGATCACCACTCCGGCGAACGGCGGGCGGTCGGCAAGGTCGAGGGGTTCGTCGTCTTCGTCGAAGACGTCCCCGATCGGTGCGAGACGACCGACGTGATTCGGGTGAAGATCCTCTCGTTCAACCGCGGGGAGACGTCCGCGACGGCGACGTTCCTCGAGCACGCCTAG
- the arcS gene encoding archaeosine synthase subunit alpha, with the protein MTDYFEVHERDGAARVGELRLSSPRSTPALVDDVLEDAGSLWSGERELPEGDDSRLTVLPHRAFPGGTADEVQESFAVDYPDVDYPSVAVVSSESASAHETDAYAVSNVQSVMGHGAALVDAVVSVRDAIPADTALLFSGVATPRNVALLAYAGVDLFDETAAVVKGTDGRYLTTDEAYFLEDLDELPCSCPACQKPREEFTREDCAEHNGNALASELAIVRRRIRDGRLRDYVEGQARHDQWLTAAMRELDAQWGYLEERTPILRDARIDAATADTLRRVEIQRFADRVTTRYRNRFQNPLVLVPCSAAKPYSESQSHRQFHDAIQWRAHLVSMTSPIGVVPQELETTYPAQHYDTVVTGRWSEDEKRFVSEVLQRYLERNDYPSVIAHVPDEGYRDIVERVEERLELDITYTVAQHPTDDESLANLSEALSGELKYSKREREHNTVRAIADYLLGDEAGDDLFADIRTTSRYPKIQVRDPDDTQLATMVPQYGTLSFTLAGARRWVESDAPEKRVEIDGFVPHGSVLAPGVVDADEDIRVGDEVIVEGPQAFAVGRAEMFGREMAESTRGVACEIRHVEEK; encoded by the coding sequence ATGACCGACTATTTCGAAGTACACGAGCGCGACGGGGCCGCGCGCGTGGGCGAACTCCGCCTCTCGTCGCCGCGTTCGACGCCCGCACTCGTCGACGACGTCCTCGAGGACGCGGGCTCGCTCTGGAGCGGCGAGCGCGAACTCCCCGAGGGGGACGACTCTCGGCTCACCGTGCTCCCGCACCGGGCGTTCCCCGGCGGCACCGCCGACGAAGTCCAGGAATCGTTCGCCGTCGACTACCCCGACGTCGACTACCCCAGCGTGGCCGTCGTCTCGAGCGAAAGCGCTTCGGCCCATGAGACGGACGCGTACGCGGTTTCGAACGTCCAGTCCGTGATGGGCCACGGGGCGGCGCTCGTGGACGCCGTCGTCTCCGTCCGCGACGCGATCCCGGCCGACACCGCCCTGCTGTTCTCGGGGGTCGCCACGCCCCGGAACGTCGCACTCCTTGCCTACGCCGGCGTCGACCTGTTCGACGAGACCGCCGCCGTCGTCAAGGGCACCGACGGCCGCTATCTGACGACCGACGAGGCGTACTTCCTCGAGGACCTCGACGAACTCCCCTGCTCGTGTCCGGCCTGCCAGAAGCCGCGCGAGGAGTTCACTCGCGAGGACTGCGCCGAGCACAACGGCAACGCCCTCGCGTCCGAACTGGCGATCGTCCGCCGGCGGATTCGAGACGGCCGGCTGCGGGACTACGTCGAAGGCCAGGCTCGCCACGACCAGTGGCTCACGGCGGCGATGCGCGAACTCGACGCCCAGTGGGGGTATCTCGAGGAGCGGACGCCGATCCTCCGCGACGCGCGGATCGACGCCGCGACCGCGGATACCCTCCGTCGGGTGGAGATCCAGCGCTTCGCCGACCGGGTGACGACGCGGTACCGCAACCGCTTCCAGAACCCGCTCGTGCTAGTGCCCTGTTCGGCTGCCAAGCCCTACAGCGAGTCCCAGAGCCACCGCCAGTTCCACGACGCCATCCAGTGGCGCGCCCACCTCGTCTCCATGACCAGCCCCATCGGCGTCGTCCCGCAGGAACTCGAGACGACATACCCCGCCCAGCACTACGACACCGTGGTGACGGGGCGCTGGTCGGAAGACGAGAAGCGGTTCGTCAGCGAGGTGCTACAGCGCTACCTCGAGCGCAACGACTACCCGTCCGTCATCGCGCACGTCCCCGACGAGGGCTACCGCGACATCGTCGAGCGCGTCGAGGAGCGGCTCGAACTCGATATCACCTACACCGTCGCACAACACCCGACCGACGACGAGTCGCTCGCGAACCTCTCCGAGGCGCTGTCGGGCGAGCTGAAGTACTCCAAGCGCGAGCGCGAACACAACACCGTCCGCGCGATCGCGGACTACCTGCTCGGCGACGAGGCCGGCGACGACCTCTTCGCGGACATCCGGACGACCAGCCGGTACCCGAAAATTCAGGTTCGCGATCCCGACGACACCCAGCTCGCGACGATGGTCCCGCAGTACGGGACGCTCTCGTTCACGCTCGCCGGCGCGCGTCGCTGGGTCGAGAGCGACGCGCCGGAAAAGCGGGTCGAGATCGACGGCTTCGTCCCCCACGGCAGCGTGCTCGCGCCCGGCGTCGTCGACGCCGACGAGGACATCCGCGTCGGCGACGAGGTGATCGTCGAGGGACCGCAGGCCTTCGCCGTCGGCCGCGCCGAGATGTTCGGCCGCGAGATGGCCGAGAGCACGCGCGGCGTCGCCTGCGAGATCCGCCACGTCGAGGAGAAGTAA
- a CDS encoding HdeD family acid-resistance protein, which translates to MSTTSTSTDGVHDEEYSLENEWRTLALAGGVVGLLGLLAMTIPFATGLSISIALGILLVAGGIVHGVHAFAAGGWRGTAWQLALAIVSVIAGVAVIAAPTIALVTLTLALVAYLVVDGLVELGTAVRMAGTPGRLSVGVSGAISLVLAGLLWIGFPASAVWAIGLLVGVSLLMTGLSMVAVAMAARPIDDVAPPATEPRGA; encoded by the coding sequence ATGAGCACTACTTCCACATCCACAGACGGTGTACACGACGAGGAATACTCCCTCGAGAACGAATGGCGCACCCTCGCGCTCGCGGGCGGGGTCGTCGGCCTACTCGGGCTACTCGCGATGACGATTCCGTTCGCGACGGGGCTCTCGATTTCGATCGCGCTCGGGATTCTGCTCGTCGCGGGCGGAATCGTCCACGGCGTTCACGCGTTCGCCGCGGGCGGCTGGCGCGGGACGGCCTGGCAACTGGCCCTCGCGATCGTCTCGGTGATCGCCGGCGTCGCCGTGATCGCAGCACCGACGATCGCGCTCGTCACCCTGACGCTGGCGCTCGTCGCCTACCTGGTCGTCGACGGGCTCGTCGAACTGGGGACGGCCGTCCGGATGGCCGGCACGCCCGGTCGGCTCTCGGTCGGCGTCAGCGGTGCGATCTCGCTCGTCCTGGCCGGGCTGCTCTGGATCGGCTTCCCGGCCAGCGCGGTCTGGGCGATCGGCCTGCTCGTCGGCGTGAGCCTCCTCATGACCGGCCTCTCGATGGTGGCCGTCGCGATGGCCGCCCGCCCGATCGACGACGTCGCGCCGCCCGCGACCGAACCTCGCGGCGCGTGA
- a CDS encoding LLM class flavin-dependent oxidoreductase produces MNLSIVDLAPVPAGGTATDAYENTLELAQRAEELGYSRFWVAEHHGMADSIASTTPETLLPYLAAETDRIRIGSGTILLNHYRPFKVAETFSSLDALAPGRVDLGLGRATGIPAADRALGTDRTKRNPDEDHAEKIEATVTHLADGFPDDHPYAELQLPRSGSDGPEVWVLGSSPSSAEIAGRLGLRYCFAGFIRPTLAERAFETYRDEFEPSPLGAGPDEPTGMLATNVACGDTDREAARLRASAEASYQRMRRGVVGSLPPVDEAIDELGGVPEPTPNPLPDGEWPRAISGSPETVAALLEELTDRVGVDDVVVQNLIADHDDVMRSHELLADGVGL; encoded by the coding sequence GTGAATCTCTCGATCGTCGATCTCGCGCCGGTTCCGGCGGGCGGTACCGCGACCGATGCCTACGAGAATACGCTCGAGCTCGCGCAACGCGCAGAGGAACTCGGCTACTCGCGGTTCTGGGTGGCCGAACACCACGGGATGGCCGACTCGATCGCGAGCACGACCCCGGAGACGCTGCTCCCCTATCTCGCGGCCGAGACCGACCGGATCAGGATCGGCTCCGGAACGATCCTGCTCAACCACTACCGGCCGTTCAAGGTGGCCGAGACGTTCAGTTCGCTCGACGCGCTAGCCCCGGGCCGCGTCGACCTCGGACTCGGTCGGGCGACCGGAATTCCGGCCGCCGACCGCGCGCTGGGGACCGACCGGACGAAACGGAACCCCGACGAGGACCACGCCGAGAAGATCGAGGCGACCGTGACCCACCTCGCCGACGGCTTTCCGGACGACCATCCCTACGCCGAACTGCAGCTCCCCCGGTCGGGGAGCGACGGTCCCGAGGTGTGGGTCCTCGGTTCGAGCCCATCGAGCGCCGAAATCGCCGGCCGACTCGGCCTCCGGTACTGTTTCGCCGGATTCATCAGACCGACTCTCGCCGAACGCGCGTTCGAGACGTACCGGGACGAGTTCGAACCCTCGCCGCTCGGCGCGGGGCCGGACGAGCCGACGGGGATGCTCGCGACGAACGTCGCCTGCGGTGACACCGATCGGGAAGCGGCCAGGCTCCGGGCGAGCGCCGAAGCCTCCTACCAGCGAATGCGACGCGGCGTCGTCGGCTCGCTACCGCCCGTCGACGAGGCGATCGACGAACTCGGCGGCGTGCCGGAGCCGACGCCGAACCCGCTCCCCGACGGCGAGTGGCCGCGCGCAATTTCCGGCAGCCCGGAAACGGTGGCCGCTCTGCTCGAGGAGCTGACCGATCGGGTCGGCGTCGACGACGTCGTCGTCCAGAACCTCATCGCGGACCACGACGACGTGATGCGGTCTCACGAACTGCTCGCGGACGGCGTCGGTCTCTGA
- a CDS encoding bacterio-opsin activator domain-containing protein yields MSETDTQTESEQSAETADELRILLIEDNPGDARLIQEMLRDTEELAQRVSPGEATGQTPEISRETRLEDGLEAIESDGTDIVLLDLNLPDSEGLTTLETVYAEAGETPIVVLTGVRDQQVGVQAIQRGAQDFLVKDEVTSELLVRTIHHAIERARQERERRQQREQLEALNRLNRIGHDITHAVITTETRAELEQQVCDRLAESDAYRFAWIGGVNPGSDRVVPKAAAGVEDGYLDEIDISADEDDESGRGPAGTAIRAGRVQVVSDVRGNSDFEPWQEAARARGYRSSAAIPIVHEDLVYGVLNIYSSSPRAFDGPETSVLARIGDVIAHAITAIERKDALVSDAVVELEFRVESMAEELVELSASESCTIEFEQLVSGDESLLAYGSAHGVSQEAFSDAIDETGGIDDVRFLSVRRDELEFELVAPAAVSLFETIATHGGRVASATITDGEFRFVVELPRGRDTRRIIELIRSQRDDVTYLAQRTTERSDRSDSGSTSVLEDELTDKQRAALETAYFAGYFDWPRGSTGEEIAERLGIAPATFNQHLRTAERKFFNSVFGE; encoded by the coding sequence ATGAGCGAGACGGACACGCAAACGGAGAGCGAGCAGAGCGCGGAGACGGCCGACGAGCTCCGGATACTCCTCATCGAGGACAACCCCGGCGACGCCCGTCTGATTCAGGAGATGCTCCGGGACACCGAGGAGCTCGCCCAGCGAGTGAGTCCCGGCGAGGCGACCGGCCAGACACCGGAGATATCGCGCGAAACGCGACTCGAGGACGGACTCGAGGCGATCGAATCGGACGGCACCGACATCGTCCTGCTCGACCTGAACCTTCCCGACAGCGAGGGGCTGACGACCCTCGAGACGGTCTACGCCGAGGCGGGAGAGACGCCGATCGTCGTCCTGACCGGCGTCCGCGACCAGCAGGTCGGCGTTCAGGCGATCCAGCGCGGTGCCCAGGACTTCCTCGTCAAAGACGAGGTGACCAGCGAGCTGCTGGTGCGGACGATCCATCACGCGATCGAGCGGGCCAGACAGGAGCGAGAGCGCCGGCAGCAACGCGAGCAACTCGAGGCGCTCAACCGGCTCAATCGGATCGGTCACGACATCACCCACGCGGTGATCACGACCGAGACGCGGGCGGAGCTCGAACAGCAGGTCTGCGACCGGCTCGCCGAGTCCGACGCCTACCGGTTCGCGTGGATCGGTGGCGTCAATCCGGGCAGCGACCGCGTCGTCCCGAAAGCGGCGGCCGGTGTCGAGGACGGCTATCTCGACGAGATCGATATCAGCGCCGACGAAGACGACGAGAGCGGCCGGGGTCCGGCGGGAACGGCGATCCGGGCCGGGCGAGTGCAGGTGGTAAGCGACGTTCGGGGGAACTCCGACTTCGAGCCGTGGCAAGAGGCGGCACGCGCCCGCGGGTATCGGTCGTCGGCGGCGATCCCGATCGTGCACGAGGATCTCGTCTACGGCGTCTTGAACATCTACTCGTCGTCACCGCGAGCGTTCGACGGCCCGGAGACCAGCGTCCTCGCCCGGATCGGCGACGTCATCGCCCACGCGATCACGGCGATCGAACGCAAGGACGCGCTGGTCAGCGACGCCGTCGTCGAACTCGAGTTCCGCGTCGAGTCGATGGCCGAGGAGCTGGTCGAACTCTCGGCCAGCGAGTCGTGTACGATCGAGTTCGAGCAACTGGTCAGCGGCGACGAATCGCTGCTGGCCTACGGCTCGGCACACGGGGTCTCACAGGAGGCGTTCAGCGACGCCATCGACGAAACCGGCGGAATCGACGACGTTCGGTTCCTCTCGGTCAGACGCGACGAACTCGAGTTCGAACTCGTCGCGCCGGCGGCCGTCTCGCTGTTCGAGACGATCGCCACGCACGGCGGCCGCGTCGCGTCGGCGACGATCACCGACGGGGAGTTCCGGTTCGTCGTCGAACTCCCGCGGGGCCGGGACACCCGCCGGATAATCGAACTCATCCGCTCCCAGCGCGACGACGTCACCTACCTCGCCCAGCGGACCACCGAACGCAGCGACCGCAGCGACTCCGGGTCGACGTCAGTGCTCGAGGACGAACTCACCGACAAGCAGCGGGCCGCTCTCGAGACGGCCTACTTCGCGGGCTACTTCGACTGGCCCCGCGGGAGCACCGGCGAGGAGATCGCCGAACGCCTCGGTATCGCGCCCGCGACCTTCAATCAGCACCTCCGGACGGCCGAGCGGAAGTTTTTCAACTCGGTATTCGGCGAGTAG
- a CDS encoding response regulator, with the protein MSESESFRGEPAQILLVEDNPGDVRLTKEAFKQGRIENDLYVVTDGTEALDFLSQRGEYADAPRPDLILLDLNLPGKDGEEVLAELKDDSSLRSIPVIVLTSSRAEEDIVKSYELHANAYLTKPVDPDEFIETVRAFEKFWFSVVRLPPEVDNS; encoded by the coding sequence ATGAGTGAATCAGAGAGCTTCCGCGGCGAGCCGGCACAGATCCTCCTGGTCGAGGACAACCCCGGCGACGTCCGCCTGACGAAAGAGGCGTTCAAACAGGGCCGAATCGAGAACGACCTGTACGTCGTCACCGACGGCACCGAAGCGCTGGACTTCCTCTCCCAGCGCGGCGAGTACGCCGACGCCCCGCGGCCGGACCTCATTCTGCTGGATCTCAACCTGCCCGGCAAGGACGGTGAGGAGGTTCTCGCCGAGCTCAAAGACGACTCGTCGCTGCGCTCCATTCCCGTGATCGTGCTGACGAGTTCGCGGGCGGAGGAAGACATCGTCAAGTCCTACGAGCTCCACGCCAACGCCTACCTGACGAAGCCGGTCGATCCGGACGAGTTCATCGAGACGGTCCGGGCCTTCGAGAAGTTCTGGTTCTCCGTCGTGCGGCTCCCGCCCGAGGTCGATAACTCATGA
- a CDS encoding PAS domain-containing protein, whose product MAAADSSSDSLRSRVRYQEAVADLGQLALESSDLDRLLTDAAATVRDVLEADACSVFELRPDGDAAVLRADAGWRDDAVGSVTVPTDADSWVDAVLESADPIVTDLGRADRAPDSADRGSLADGGGAGGIAAAIDAPTEPWGTLDVRGTDREVTDRELDFVASVADLLAAAVENHRAGQRGPAAGAVTDGIVEPSFDRVADGFLGLDAEWTVTYVNERARALLDPDDEGLVGEPLWEAFPAAVGSTFETECRRAMVTQEPTSFDASVPPLEAWYDVHASPSETGLSVIFRDGTNRTGTERELAATNRTLQRLYAITADSERTFDEKIDDLLALGRDRLRLEGGFLARIDEDADRFEVTHASGPNDELRPGTVASLSTAYCKRTVATDDLLAFTDSPLAHGIDEDAYAEWELDAYLGGRVTVDGEPYGTLCFEDASPRSEPFTPAERSFVELAAQWISYELERQARQRDLEESERRYRTLVEHFPNGIVALFDADMAYTLAGGEILAEIDLSVSEFVGQTVRERYDGETRETFETNFDAALAGEHRSFEFSMHDREWNAHAVPVEDDRGDVFAGMLMVQDVTEAKRKQRQLREREARLERFKQYTDDVLDTVDDVFYVLDDTGDLNRWNETLADVTGYTDAEMESMHALEFFEGADANRIATAVAEAFETGSTRVEATVQTKDGTGIPYEFVASTLENPAGDPVVTGIGRDVTDQREYQRQLEGLVDDLEESNRRLEQFAYAASHDLQEPLRMVSSYLTLVERRYADALDEDGAEFIEFAVDGADRMQEMIDGLLDYSRVDTQGDPFRAVDCEAVLDDVLADLEVRIDETDAEIDVGPLPRVHADPGQLRQLFQNLVDNAITYSGDGTPRISVFAENDGPTWTVSVRDRGIGIEPDDADRIFRVFDRLHSHEEYAGTGIGLALCRRIVERHDGEIAVDSEPGEGSTFTVTLPAVSDAETEPATSHETDAATDAAAETPTDE is encoded by the coding sequence ATGGCTGCCGCCGACTCTTCGTCAGACTCTCTCCGTTCCCGCGTTCGATATCAGGAGGCCGTCGCGGATCTCGGCCAGCTGGCCCTCGAGTCGAGCGACCTCGACCGGCTGTTGACCGACGCGGCCGCGACCGTCCGGGACGTGCTCGAGGCCGACGCCTGTTCGGTCTTCGAACTCCGGCCCGACGGCGACGCAGCGGTGTTGCGTGCGGACGCCGGGTGGCGCGACGACGCCGTCGGGTCGGTCACCGTGCCGACCGACGCCGATTCGTGGGTCGACGCCGTCCTCGAGTCCGCGGACCCGATCGTGACGGACCTCGGGCGCGCCGACCGAGCACCCGATTCCGCCGACCGCGGTTCGCTCGCCGACGGCGGCGGGGCCGGGGGAATCGCCGCCGCGATCGACGCGCCGACCGAGCCGTGGGGGACGCTCGACGTCCGCGGGACGGACCGAGAGGTCACCGACCGCGAGCTCGATTTCGTCGCGAGCGTCGCGGACCTCCTCGCAGCGGCGGTCGAGAACCATCGGGCAGGGCAGCGCGGTCCGGCGGCCGGCGCGGTCACGGACGGCATCGTCGAGCCGTCGTTCGACCGGGTTGCGGACGGCTTCCTGGGACTGGATGCGGAGTGGACCGTGACGTACGTCAACGAGCGGGCGCGGGCGCTGCTCGATCCCGACGACGAGGGGCTGGTCGGCGAGCCCCTCTGGGAGGCGTTTCCGGCCGCGGTCGGCTCGACGTTCGAGACGGAGTGCCGGCGGGCGATGGTCACGCAGGAGCCGACGAGCTTCGACGCGTCCGTCCCGCCACTCGAGGCGTGGTACGACGTCCACGCCTCCCCCTCGGAGACGGGGCTGTCGGTCATCTTCCGGGACGGAACGAATCGAACGGGAACCGAGCGGGAACTGGCGGCGACCAATCGCACCTTGCAGCGCCTCTACGCGATCACCGCCGACAGCGAGCGGACGTTCGACGAGAAGATCGACGACCTGCTCGCGCTCGGGCGGGACCGACTCCGGCTCGAGGGCGGCTTTCTGGCCCGGATCGACGAGGACGCCGATCGCTTCGAGGTGACACACGCGAGCGGACCGAACGATGAGCTCCGGCCGGGAACGGTCGCGTCGCTGTCGACCGCCTACTGTAAGCGGACCGTCGCGACCGACGACCTGCTCGCGTTCACCGACTCGCCGCTCGCGCACGGCATCGACGAGGACGCCTACGCGGAGTGGGAGCTGGACGCGTACCTCGGTGGACGTGTGACCGTCGACGGCGAACCGTACGGCACCCTCTGTTTCGAGGACGCGTCGCCCCGTTCGGAACCGTTTACGCCGGCGGAGCGCTCGTTCGTCGAACTCGCGGCCCAGTGGATCAGCTACGAACTCGAGCGACAGGCCCGGCAGCGCGATCTCGAGGAGAGCGAGCGGCGATACCGGACGCTCGTCGAGCACTTCCCGAACGGAATCGTCGCGCTGTTCGACGCGGACATGGCGTACACGCTCGCCGGCGGGGAGATCCTGGCGGAGATCGATCTCTCCGTCTCGGAGTTCGTCGGGCAGACGGTACGGGAACGGTACGACGGGGAGACCCGCGAGACGTTCGAGACGAACTTCGACGCCGCGCTCGCCGGCGAGCACCGCTCGTTCGAGTTCAGCATGCACGACCGCGAGTGGAACGCGCACGCGGTCCCGGTCGAAGACGACCGGGGCGACGTGTTCGCCGGGATGCTCATGGTCCAGGACGTCACCGAGGCGAAGCGGAAACAGCGCCAGCTGCGCGAGCGGGAGGCCCGCCTCGAGCGGTTCAAGCAGTACACCGACGACGTGCTCGACACGGTCGACGACGTGTTCTACGTGCTCGACGACACGGGGGATCTCAACCGATGGAACGAGACCCTCGCCGACGTGACGGGCTACACCGACGCCGAGATGGAGTCGATGCACGCCCTCGAGTTCTTCGAGGGGGCGGACGCGAACAGGATCGCGACCGCGGTCGCGGAGGCGTTCGAGACGGGGAGCACGCGCGTCGAAGCGACGGTCCAGACGAAAGACGGGACGGGGATCCCCTACGAGTTCGTCGCGTCGACGCTCGAGAACCCCGCCGGCGATCCCGTCGTGACCGGAATCGGCCGGGACGTGACCGATCAGCGGGAGTACCAGCGCCAGCTCGAGGGGCTGGTCGACGATCTCGAGGAGTCCAACCGTCGGTTGGAACAGTTCGCCTACGCGGCCTCCCACGACCTGCAGGAGCCGTTACGGATGGTTTCGAGCTATCTCACGCTCGTCGAGCGCCGGTACGCCGATGCCCTCGACGAGGACGGGGCGGAGTTCATCGAGTTCGCGGTCGACGGGGCCGACCGGATGCAGGAGATGATCGACGGGCTGCTCGACTACTCCCGCGTCGACACGCAGGGCGATCCGTTCCGCGCCGTCGACTGCGAGGCCGTCCTGGACGACGTGCTGGCCGACCTCGAGGTGCGGATCGACGAGACCGACGCCGAGATCGACGTCGGCCCGCTGCCTCGTGTCCACGCCGATCCCGGACAGCTCCGGCAGCTGTTCCAGAACCTGGTCGACAACGCGATTACCTATTCAGGTGACGGAACCCCACGTATATCCGTATTCGCCGAGAACGATGGGCCAACATGGACGGTTTCAGTTCGCGATCGGGGGATCGGGATCGAGCCGGACGACGCGGATCGCATCTTCCGGGTGTTCGACCGACTCCACAGTCACGAGGAGTACGCCGGCACCGGGATCGGGCTCGCGCTCTGTCGACGCATCGTCGAGCGCCACGACGGCGAGATCGCCGTCGACTCCGAACCCGGCGAGGGATCGACGTTCACGGTCACGCTACCGGCGGTGTCGGACGCGGAGACGGAGCCAGCGACGAGTCACGAGACCGACGCCGCGACCGATGCGGCCGCGGAAACACCGACCGATGAGTGA